In the Microscilla marina ATCC 23134 genome, ACCATTTCAAATCCTATATGGTGCTATTAAGGTATTACTGAAGATATAGATGTATATGCCCTAAAAGGATTTCAAATCCTATATGGTGCTATTAAGGTTTACACTTGTTTTCCCAACCATCACCATAAAAAAGGATTTCAAATCCTATATGGTGCTATTAAGGTTTTTACAACAGGTATATGCATCTCCCTCTTGATTAAATTTCAAATCCTATATGGTGCTATTAAGGTGCAATTCAAAAAAAGAGCACTGGAAATCCATGATACCATTTCAAATCCTATATGGTGCTATTAAGGTATTTAGGAATTAAACCTCAACCTCAGCGCCAGTTTAATTTCAAATCCTATATGGTGCTATTAAGGTAGAAATCTATAAAACACCTTACTACATTACTACAAATTTCAAATCCTATATGGTGCTATTAAGGTATACGATGCTTATCACCCCTGGGCCAAACCTAATCAATTTCAAATCCTATATGGTGCGATTAAGGTAACGAAAGGTAAAGCAACAAGATATTGCTGATATATGTTTCAAATCCTATATGGTGCGATTAAGGTCCCTGAGAGGTATCAATCTTTAGTAGCAAACATAAGAGTTTCAAATCCTATATGGTGCGATTAAGGTTTTTTACGCTTGTATTGAACTACTTATCCCAATTCTCGTTTCAAATCCTATATGGTGCGATTAAGGTGTAAACGCTTGATTTACAGGGAGTTATGTTTTGGTAGGTTTCAAATCCTATATGGTGCGATTAAGGTCCTTTTATGATTTGGTACATTCGTATTAATCTAAATTCGTTTCAAATCCTATATGGTGCGATTAAGGTGTTTCTTGCATCATCTAATACTCCAGTGTAATAGTCGTTTCAAATCCTATATGGTGCGATTAAGGTCCGTTAAATTTAGTAAAAAAAATATGCCATACAACGTATGTGCGTAGCTTCTAGAGCTCAATATTTAAAAAAATGTCGTCGGTCTCCAGTAATACGATTTGCCCTGGAGACTGACGACATTGTAATGCGCTTATAGTCAGTTAGTTGTAAGTAAAGAAGTTTTTTCACACCAGTTTCGCCTGTATTTTTTCTGAGACCGACGACAATACCCCCTCTCAGGTGCTCTAAACTCCGGTTTTTAGCCGCCTGCTACTGTAGGGTTTTGTATCAATATTTTTCAAGATGTCAAAGAACTTTTGGCAAACGATACACATCGTTATCAGGCAACCTTTAAGTACCCCAATTTAAATAAAATTATCCAAATCATTCTTTTCTTGCCCAACGATTTGTTTGTCCAACCACTTTTGCTCTCTGCTCTTAAACACAATGATGCTGTCATAAGCTTTGTCAATAAACTGATCAGCCTCCAGCAATAATTCCTTGAGCTTTACTTCACTTATCTCTCCCTCAAACACCGAGTTCTGTATCCAGTGGAGGTACCTGCGGCAAAGTTTCCGCATTTTATTTACCCGTTTCTCGCCACAATCATATACCAATATCACATACATACTACCAACGCATTTTAAAAGGTGAATACTCGTCTATTCCCAACACATGCTTCACCAGCTTATAGCACTCCATCCTTACCAACCTTCTATAGCTCACATTCTTGTTCATTGCCCGGTGTTTGATCGTTTCTTTCAGGCGTTCGTCCCAGGCCTTCAAATATATTTTTCCACCCGACTCATTCAAGTAACAAGCATTGAGCTTTTTATCAAAATGCTTTGCCTGAATCTGTTTTTTGTTGAGTAAAGCAAATATCAACCTATCTACAAGTACTGGTTTAAACACCTCTGCTATGTCCAGGGCAAGCGAATACCTTCGTGCTCCTGGCTCGTGCAAAAAGCTAATCGTAGGGTCGAGTTGGGTATGGTAAATCTGCCCTACACAAAGGTTATAACAAAAACTGTTGCCAAACGAAATAAGTGCATTTACCTCGTTCAGTGGAGGTTGGCGGCTCCTGCCTTGCATCGCAAAATCGTTGATAATGGTATCAAATGCCTGGTAATACACCTGACGAACATTGCCCTCCAGCCCCATGAGTTCGGCAATAGGCATCTCCTGGGCTTGTCGGATAGTTTCATAATACTGTTTAATCTTACTTCCATACACTGTCACTTCTTTGCCTCGGTTTT is a window encoding:
- the cas2 gene encoding CRISPR-associated endonuclease Cas2, with product MYVILVYDCGEKRVNKMRKLCRRYLHWIQNSVFEGEISEVKLKELLLEADQFIDKAYDSIIVFKSREQKWLDKQIVGQEKNDLDNFI
- the cas1b gene encoding type I-B CRISPR-associated endonuclease Cas1b; this encodes MPKTYYLFNPGRLSKNNRSLKFTPVDAEGNAKKPTYLPINDINELCVLGSLDANSALYNFLGQQKIPVHFFDYYEHYTGSFMPKDYLLAGKVHIAQTQAYTQPAQRLVIARKLLEGGIYNMLKNLGYYQNRGKEVTVYGSKIKQYYETIRQAQEMPIAELMGLEGNVRQVYYQAFDTIINDFAMQGRSRQPPLNEVNALISFGNSFCYNLCVGQIYHTQLDPTISFLHEPGARRYSLALDIAEVFKPVLVDRLIFALLNKKQIQAKHFDKKLNACYLNESGGKIYLKAWDERLKETIKHRAMNKNVSYRRLVRMECYKLVKHVLGIDEYSPFKMRW